The Glycine max cultivar Williams 82 chromosome 3, Glycine_max_v4.0, whole genome shotgun sequence sequence atataaaaaatatgaaaactaaaataatttaaagtatagaaattaattaagactaatcttaacaaaatagtaataaacttaaaacatattttactcaaTATATTTGTTAGAAAAGCAGAAGCAGTTTAACTGTAACCAACAACTGACCATCCCACTAACTAATTagcttacaaatttgttattgtttttttatagattGTTTTTTTGGActcgtttttaatttttttagattggTTTATAAATTACTATGTGCTAATcaatcaatttttgttttactttttaactTTCCTAAAAGAAATAGATTATGTATAAACGTGCCAGGTCGCAGTCGTACTCATTAACTTTtggtgttaattattttttttattttatgatagaTATTTTTTGACACtttcgattttttttcaaagtgtCTTGTCGTACtcgttaaaaaaatgttaatgttACAGCCaatctgtattttttttcaggCTTTATTCCAGTTTATAAATATCTTTACAAACTCTGTCTTATAGTGTTTGTTTTGGGTACATGTACGTAATGGAGAGACATTTGGTTCTTTCTGTCCATCGTTTAGTTTCATCACGAGAAACACatgaacggttgaaaatctaaGATCCTCTCGCGAAACTCAAGAAGAATAAAAttggaagaataaaaaatcttgtaaatattttttcctattaTGTAAAAGGAGTTAATGTAAAAATAGTTCTTTTAACAAAAGTTAAAAGCCAATttaattcttgaaaaaaaatgagaacaaacaccttaatttttaaaaatataaaaaatgatttagttccataaaattactaatatattttcaaagactatTAATGTGCATCGGCAAAaggaattaatataaaatatatttatgattttaagaACCAATGTGTCTTATgctaaatttatcaaaaaattgtttaagcttttactcttttaataattatataaacatatgtttataatattaaaaaaggaaaaagcttTGGATACGCCATTGCTCACgctactttttaattttgagatgAGTGTACGGATGAAAGAgattgaaaagaagaaacaaaaggtaacggataatatcattaaaaaagtaaataaataaaaagatagagTAATATAGATAAATTGTAAGGggaatgtaacaaaaaaaaattgtaaggggAAAATGTGAGAAAATCAGAATTAGTTCTTAAAGCAATTTGCACATATGATACTTGTGCTCGTGACTCGTGAGATGGAGAGAGAAAAGGGAATTTTGCATTTTTGCCGAGTATGGCCTCATTGGCCTGTCCAGCGTTTGACTGGCTCACGTTCAACCGCATTATATAAACCTGAAGGAATAACAATAAAAGTCAATGATTCTTTTAGATATTCTCGCTTTTGCCCTTCTTTTCTCAACgagtttatttatatatcaataaattagaaataacttccaagtatgttacttaaaataaactaatattttgttttacgtaatgtataataaatattgattaaaacataaataaaattaataataaatatttttaggtatataaattacaatacaattaaattttatgataaataaaatatataaattatatttaaaattatagtataatGTTATTAtagttattgatattttttaaaaacatgattaaaatttaattcaaagaaaaaaaaataaaacaaagtataTTGAAAGGGATAgaaagttaagaaaaattagTTTGCTGCTACACATGTAAGGAAGATAGCTTTCAATGATTGAATgagaaattttatcattaattacgCTCACTACATAGTCGGGTTAACTCACTTTCAGACAAGGAAGTTCTATCGACTATACGCTAAGAATACTTGTGAGAGGTTCGATTGCAACATAGAGGCCATCTCTGCCTCGGACAACTCAACTGCAGTTGGTTTCATCGCTCAAGCCAAGTCCCTCTCCACAACAGGAGCCAAGCTTCTCCAGATTATTAGAAGTAAACAGGTAAGCTAAGTCTAAATCATGGCATTTCACACTGAACCTGCGGCAGCAGTATCATTAATTTCCTACGAATTGGAAATGAGCTAAATGTTTGGTCTGGGTTTTTTCATCAAACAGGATGGCATGCATTGGGAATGGCCACAAACAAGAATTTTCAACTCCCATTGGATTGACCCAGAAGATGAACTGCAACACTTGGAGTTAACAATAAGAGCTACGGATATTGCCCTATCAACTTGTACCTCTTTTCCTGTTGGGGTCATTGATGAGGAGCTCAGAGGTGTCTTGCTCAATTGCAGAGGACACTTCAGCAAAGTCTTAGGTCAGCAAGCCAAGTGCTTTGATTCTTTTGATGCAACCATAACTTCagatatgaaaaaagaaattttgaccAAAAACCTCTCTATAGCCTATAAAGATCTCCCAACCTCGTTTTTTTTATACTGTGTGCATCTTCTCCTATATGACTCACCCATTGCAAAGAAAACTGACCACGTGCTGGGAAAAACTCAGAAAAGAGGTGATTTCAAATGGAGCGCCAGAAAGACCAGAGAGGTTGTCATGAACTTGATTCCCAACAACCACAACTTGGCTTTTGCATTCAAGTCCTCACTTTCATTAGGCCTCGCTGTGTTTTTAGGTTTAACATATAACAAGGAAAATGGATACTGGGCGGGACTCTTAATTGCCTTGTGTTTCGTGCCTGGACGGCATCCAACATTTTCTCTTGCAAATGCACGAGGACAAGGAACAGCAATGGGATCAATCTATGGGATCCTATGCTGCTTcgttttcaaaaaaattgtggatttcagtttcttacctcTTTTACCATggatctttttctcttcttttcttaagTATAGTAGAATGTATGGGCAAGCTGGTGGGATTGCAGCAGTTACAGGGGCCTTGTTAGTAGTTGGTATGAAGCACAATGATCCTCCTAGTCAATTTGCACTTGCTAGAATGGTCGAGGCCACAATAGGCCTCCTTTGCTTTGTTATTGTAGagattatttttaatccctGCAGAGCTGCAACTCTAGCAAAATCTGAACTTTCTCAATGCTTGAGATCACTTCATGATTGCATTGGCCAGATTGCCATCATTACTCCTACCAAAAGAGAGATGCCATTTTCAAGCTGTCAAGAATtgagagaaggacagaaaaagCTGAAATCTCTAGTGTGCCAATTAGAAGAGTTCACAGCAGAGGCTGAATTGGAGCCAAATTTCTGGTTCATTCCATTTCATAATGCCTGCTACAGAAAGATGCTGGAATCACTATCAAAGATGGCAGATCTCTTACTTTTTGTGGCATACTCAATGGAAAATATCATGCTATTGTCACAGAAAAACGGAGCATTTGGGGTGGATCTCCATGATGGAGTAAACAAGAATGTGaggatttttaaaaacaaagttAGCCCCACATTGGAACACCTTGAAGAGATAACAAGGAAAAAGATTCCCGGGAAACTTGCAAATGAGTTGAATAGGAATATTCCTTGTGATATCGAGGCACAAGAACATCCCAATGCAGAAGCACTTAGGGTCTGGAGTGGAGATGAAGTTGTTGATAGCATTACAGGCTCTTTTCTCAAACATCTAGAGGAGATGGCTAACAAAACTCATACCAATATAGATGAGGAGATGCTTAAAAGTCAAATGCTTTTCCATTACAGCTGCTTGGGATTCTGTACTAATAACTTGATGAGAGAAACAATGAAGATTCAGAGTGAAGTAAAAGAACTACTTATGTGGGAGAATCCCTCAAGTCAAACAAATCACAAGTAAATTTATAGTAAAGATCAAGTTCCGTGTTCACAGTAAACCTAGCACCATGACTTGGAGGTGACCTTAAGAAGAGGCTTAGCCCTACAAATTAACCAAGAATGtgtatatatttgtataaaatcaTCCAGCTAATAAAAAGAAGATCCATCTCCAACAACTGGTGTTTGAAGCACCCAAAAAGAAAATCCAATACTTGATGCAGTACCAACCAATTCTTAAGTAAAGAAATTACCTAATCTACAAAGCACATCAAGTAGCATCCATGGCAAACATCTTAAGGGGGAAAGCTTTAATTGAATGCACATATGATATGCACACAATGTAAAAGTCAATACGGAAGGAaggtttaatttgaaatttcaaaaaaatagatACTACACTATACTATATTGCTCATATGATGATTGCACAAAATATAGTAGCACATCATCAAGCAAAATCCTCTAATCTTAAAGAAAATCCAGTATTTTCATTAGTTTACCAACAAACACTCCTTAACAGCAAAAAATAACTTAAGGGAGCACGCATAAGTATAGCAAAAATTGAAATGTTATGCTCCTTTGATGTttatggaagttttagtaagcTAACGTTCACATTCCCAAGTCTACAACACAAAATTACATCTTAAACTTAAAAGCATTACTAGTTTCCTTCGAACTTTGGGTCAGCCATGACAAAATGATACGCGATCACTAGTACAAAGATGAAGACGCCAAGAAAATTGGCAAAGAAACCCAGATCTTGATCATCGATCATCTGCCACATCAGAGTCAACAAAAATCAACACATGTCAACAACTTGGTTTGGGATATCACAAAATGAATTCACGACATAGACATCAAATCTAACATTTTATCCTATTACCCTCCAAATTTTGATTCTGTCATGACAGAgcataaaataaacatgactAATACAAATCGGATGGTTCAATTTTGATCCCATATCCTATAGACCCGACTAATTCAAATCATATCGACATTATAGATTATAgatttatatataaacattaacaGTAAGCCCCGATCTGAAATCTTATAAAGATGCATATCAAGGAAAAAGTGCAGCATCTACGAAAACGCACAATTGGTATTGGCAGGGTAAATTGGTGAAGTTGAACAAAATGAAGCTAAGAAATCACTGATGGAAAGCGGAAATTGGGGAACGATCTGATCCGTGAGCGAAAGGAAGGAAATCAGAGACGAAATTGAGAGTGGTGTGGTTACCTTTGGACGCGGTGGCAGTGGGCGTGACTTTTCCCTCTGATGAGTGTTGTTGTCGTGCTTCCTAGGTCTCGCTGCGGTGTTCCCCCACAGTCCCTCCAACACAAATAAGAAGCAGAATAGTGTTTACTTAGTTGACCATTTTGCCCATCTCTATTTCCCAAATTTAGATAATAAGGTTTAAATaccattttattcttttaaatttggctgattgttttttagtatttaaaaaaatatatttttattagtctttcaaattttttaaaagctacTTTTAATCTCTCTCATCTTTTGTATTAATGgtgtcataatttttaattattttacatcatcaaaatatgatttgtgataatttaataatatttttttgttttggtagttttttgaaaaattaacagACTAatacaaacaattttttaagcactaaaaattaattattcatatttaaatgattaaaaacatatttaagtcttataataataatagtctTGCTAGATAATACTTTTGAtccattatatttttcatttttttattttagtatattaaatttaatttttttattctagtcctttgtgttttttaaagttttattttagtatttttttttattttttgttagaaatatcAGTAATTTTGTTGGCTTAAATTGTTTGGAATAATAATTTACAATGTTAGTGACTTTTAGCCGCCATTGTGTGGTTTTTCCACACAAAAACTCAATCAATACACAAACACCAGCAACACATCCTTCTCCCCCAGCAAGGaatcaaacaataaaatgtAGAGAGtatagttttaattattatttttatgaatgttTGAATCTGCATAGAAAAAGATGATTGCCAAcagaaaatcaaaagaaaaaaaaaagggagtgtGTTAGGATGGCAATCAGGCAAACATGGGTTTACAGGTGACAGCGTGTGGATTTGGTGACAGTGGTTATGCAAATTTCGGTTCATGACAGGGGAGAACAAATGAGTGATAATGAAGGTAGCAGTGGTGTATAATGGTGTTGATGTTGCATGATTTAGACTCTCTCATTCGTTCTTTAGATCCAAGAGAAAGACTTGTGTTCAAAACATCTCAATCTTCGCTATGTCACCACTATGGTCATCATTCCTTCTTTGGGCGTTTCGCTTTTACCTTTTTCCTACATGCACCCTAATGGTTAGGCTTTGGTGAGAGGTTTTCAATTGTTGAGCTAGTATCCTGGTTGAAGTTCGTCTTCACTTCATTTCCTCAACCTCTTTTAGGTACTTAAAAAACTTGGAGTAGAAGACAAAAAAGTTTGATTCGACTTGAAGGATATACATGGAAGAAAAACATGTTGTCTCATATTAGCtcatacaaaagaaaaaaggtttaTTTCATGAAGGAGTTAGGCATGACAACGGGGTGGGTCGGGGTCGGGTTTTGCTTACCCCACCCCTGTCCCCGACTCCCCATTTCCTTCTTTGTCCCCACCCCCGAAACCCAATGGGGGTGTATATTTATCCCCCATCCCCGATGGGGTCGGGTTTTCCCCGCCCCGCCTCGCCCCCcaacatatttataaaattttattataaaatataatttttcataaaatgaataatataattttaaataacaaccacaacatatttttaaattttacatgatAACATAAAATCCAATCCAATATTGACATAAAATTCAATCTAATAGTTTCATGTTTTAATGTGTTATATGTatgtaatgatatttttgtaaattaattattaacgggATGAATTTGGGGGCGAGTATTAATAATCTCATTCCCGACCCCGAACCCGACTTTGACTATTGAGAAAAATTCGAACTTGACCCCGATCAATTCAGGTTTTCCCTATCAGAATCAAAGGGGTCTGGGGTGGGCCCCACGGGTTCGGACCCCGTTGTCATGCCGAGAAGGAATtctataaatttatctttttggtAACACTTTCTGGATTGGTATCACAACTCTCGAAGTTGGACCTTTATTTTGCATCTATTGAAACATTAACCATTATGTATTACATTATATAATTTGACTACGTACAACTCTAACTTATTCACACTTGAGGTGAAGCTTAAAGTCCTTTTATTGAAAGCGATGACAAAATTCGGTCACATTTTCAAATGCTAGGATATAATATATGATTCCTGTGAGAAACTAGATAAATCTCCATATGTTATGtcattttgtaaaatattgCTAATTTACTAACTTTATGTTTATTTCTTGCAACCAACAACCTAACAGGAATGATTCTCCAATGTTTTCTTGCCACCAAATCTAACTCCCCAAATGCGAATTTAGTCTTTAAGTTGATTAACTTTATCTTGTTCCTCTTTTACAACCTCATTCAGATGTCCCTATTAATTACCTCTAAAGGGAGTTAAGCTAAAGTAGGCCCTaagagaaaacccttttccAGGGGAAACCAATATTCCAACAAAGAGGAGGAAGCACATACCGAGctaataaatgtttaaattagAATTGAAGTTAGGGTTGATATAGGAACATAAAGATAAGAGACCTATGCttagtgaattttaaattagaaattgattatttaacAATGTGAAATTGTTTTGTAAATGAGTTTTTAAGGCAAAACACATGAGAAAATAAACAACACACAGCTTTGGTtgtccttgtattataaatttgtctcaatgatttttttttttgaataaatcgATTTGAGATTATATACCATGTAACCCTAAATTGTAAGGTGAATTagtattatcattatttttttttatcaatatgcatttaattcaaatattaaaatttttacaataaatcacATACTACTCAATCAATTGATCAGTTATACTTCTTGTtgttaacaattaacatttacaTTTATCTCTTTATGCGTCAGACATGAAAAGGTCAATAAAAGTTTTCCAAACCAAATAAGaatgtttttattatgtaatgAGGTGAGTTGTTTCTTGATTGTCCAAGTCATATGGATTTaaaatgttgttttatttttacaactttatttaattttatgcgttgaaatattacaattataattagatattttaaaactaaatcgacttttatttaaaaattgtatatatagATGTTTAGTTACAGTTTGAtaggatagaaaaaaaaatttaaaattaaaatagaatataaaaatgtgaagttaaagctgaaatttaaatttttttgacccAGTGTCTGTGACTTCTCTTCCAAACGAATAGGCCCTTAGTAGTtgcattattttcatgtttaaataAACGAAGCCAATCATTAATAGTTGATCAATTAGATATCGCCGAGTCCAAAATGAAATCCACGTCATCGATCCGCAAATAAAGAGGATATTGAAGCATAAaaccataaaagaaaaaaagccgTCCATCTCCCACGATCAACGGTGGCGCAGAAAGAAAGGAATACGACGCGGATCGCAATCATAAACGGTGGATTAGATCAGAATCAACGACTGACGCTGCTCTTCCCATTGGGTAGACGAAAAACAAAAAGTTGGCTCTATATAAACCCCGCGTGGCAAATCAGAGCTCAATTCTGAATCAGAAGAAGCGAGCGAAGATGTCGGGTCGTGGAAAGGGAGGCAAGGGTTTGGGAAAGGGAGGAGCCAAGAGGCACAGGAAGGTGCTTCGTGACAACATCCAGGGTATCACCAAACCCGCAATTCGGCGTTTGGCTCGCAGAGGTGGTGTTAAGAGAATCAGTGGTCTCATCTACGAGGAGACACGTGGCGTCCTCAAGATCTTCCTCGAGAACGTTATTCGCGACGCTGTTACCTACACCGAGCACGCTAGAAGAAAGACCGTTACCGCTATGGATGTTGTTTATGCTCTCAAGAGGCAGGGCAGGACTCTCTACGGTTTCGGTGGTTAATTTCTAGGGTTTCCATCGGCGTAGCAGCTGCTTATTGGTTATTGTTGTAAATGGTTGCTTTTTAGGCTTCTTGTTATATTTGCTTCAATTGTAATGGAACAAAGAGTATTTTGTTTCTGGTATTTGAATCTTAATGGTTGAAGTTCTCTTAATTGTCATGGTTACTCTGATTATATGCTAGTTAATTGCGACTTAAGAGAAAATTTGTGTTAATTTTGGTAGCTGTACCCTTTACATAGCAAATAtaccttttgtttaattttgcaGTTTTCGTGATTGTTGTTGCGCCTGTTTTTATCGGGCTCGAAGTGTAGTATTGTTAAGTGGAACAGGTTGGGTCGTCAGGGATTAAATTGAAATGGAAATTTCTGCTATGATTTAACTTTGAATCGATTATATTAAAAGTTCAATTTTGAAGCTTCAATATGTTGAATGCACTCATGTCATTGTCGATGCATTATGTTTTAGTCATCTTAATGAAAAGAGGGGGATAGTTGTttgttgggggggggggggggtgggttTTTTTCCAGACAAGTCTGCTTATAAAGTGCTGGCAAATGCTACATGGAGGACTCAAACTTGATGGAACTTTTGCTGaaagtttgaaattgaaaattccaCCAAAAGTGAGCTTTGTGGTGTGGAGGATTTTCTTGCTAATACTACCAACAAAGGAAAACTTGAGGTAAAAGAATGATGAATTGCTTGATACAGGGGAGCATATATTACTTACATGTTTGAAGGTTCTTTTAGTGTTGGGCTATGTGTTATTCCTGGCTGAAAATAACGACTGTACTGCGTCAGAGTCCTTTTACACATTTTATGCAGCATGTGCATTATGATGGGAGCAAGTTGACGACTGAAAAATGGAAGATCATATGGCGTGCTGTGATTTGGAGACAAAGGAGTGAATGTATTTTCAAAAATaggatgtttgattttgatacaGTAGTTCAACAAATTGTTTATCTGGCTTGGGCATGGTTGAAAAGCTACTGTTCTTTTGAATATTCTTTCACACAGGTGAATCATGAAGTGTTAAAGATCTCATGTTGACCATTGGTATGGTCAAATTAAAGTATACAAATAGTTAACCTTATACAAAATGTGGGTTATGGACctaattaaatcttataaaattgACTTATAAGATGATGTTTGATGTTTGTCTTTTACTTATGTACTTTAATTTGATCATAATCTCCAACTTGAAGCATGAAATATATCATATCATGAGGGAATAGGGACAAATGCTTGCTGATGatattttgttcctatgacactGAGGTAACAAGGTTGGAATTTTGGGGGTAACTGTTACAAGTTTAGCATGTCGTAGTTAGCAATGAAGTGGATAAAGGCTACTGGAGTTTTTTGTTCAAGGTGGGCGATACAGCTTTTTGTAGTGAGGATCAGTGTGTGtataatacacacacacacacacacacatatatatatatatatatatatatatatatatatatatatatatatatatatatatatatatatatatgccttcTAAGTACATTATAACCAATGAAATGTAACCTGtgtgttggttttttttatgttgatcCTGATTCCTGATGTACATGGGATTAGGGTACAGCTACCCCTTGTACCTTCGTATACAAATATGAGATGTTTTGTTGctgatatttataaaaaaaaaactctaacaTGTCTTCATAGGCCAGAATACCATTCCTGAATACTCCTGGTCCTATATTATTCCTACACAGCTGCACTGCCACAAAGACCATATAATAGCCACCCTTAACAGCTGTCATGCTCTTGCTGCTTTCTTAATTACGCGTAGGAAGACTGGAGTGTTGCCAAAATTGTAGATCCAAACAAGAATAACAAAATTTCCATATTCTATTTTGGGTGTTAGTATGTCTTTAGTTCGCCAATGCTTTTCTCGTGTTATTTGTAATCATGAGCTACCAATTAAAGTTATGATTATAACTAAACTTTTTAGAATTGCAAAAAAGCTGTGATTATAACTGTCTTGGGTCAAGACTTATGCACTTCAGCTGGTATTAAC is a genomic window containing:
- the LOC100798116 gene encoding dolichyl-diphosphooligosaccharide--protein glycosyltransferase subunit 4A, translating into MIDDQDLGFFANFLGVFIFVLVIAYHFVMADPKFEGN
- the LOC100800769 gene encoding histone H4, with protein sequence MSGRGKGGKGLGKGGAKRHRKVLRDNIQGITKPAIRRLARRGGVKRISGLIYEETRGVLKIFLENVIRDAVTYTEHARRKTVTAMDVVYALKRQGRTLYGFGG